The proteins below are encoded in one region of Rhododendron vialii isolate Sample 1 chromosome 7a, ASM3025357v1:
- the LOC131334210 gene encoding probable glutathione S-transferase, with protein MADELKVIRTWSSRFGLRIIWALQLKGLDYETIFEDLSQKSPQLLQYNPIYKKVPVLVHNGKPISESLVILEYIEDTWKQNPLLPEDPYERAMARFWAKFVDDKLLKSVNDVLFTKGKEQEEGIPKVMENLKYIEEELEGKKFFGGATIGFTDIALGWTANLLGVIEEVAGIKFIDAQKFPQISEWMHNFCDVPVIKANWPPRDKLVTKYQAYVAPK; from the exons ATGGCAGATGAGTTGAAGGTTATCAGGACATGGTCAAGTCGATTTGGGTTAAGAATCATCTGGGCATTGCAACTTAAAGGCCTGGACTACGAAACCATATTTGAGGATCTTTCTCAAAAAAGCCCTCAACTCCTCCAGTATAATCCTATCTACAAAAAGGTCCCAGTTCTTGTGCACAATGGAAAACCAATCTCAGAATCGCTTGTAATCCTTGAATACATTGAGGATACATGGAAGCAGAATCCTTTATTACCTGAAGATCCTTATGAGAGAGCCATGGCTCGTTTCTGGGCGAAATTCGTCGATGATAAG CTTTTGAAATCAGTAAACGATGTGCTTTTCACGAAAGGGAAAGAACAAGAGGAGGGTATTCCTAAAGTCATGGAGAACCTGAAATACATAGAAGAAGAACTAGAAGGAAAGAAGTTCTTCGGAGGAGCAACAATCGGCTTCACAGACATTGCACTTGGTTGGACAGCGAATTTGCTCGGTGTAATCGAGGAGGTTGCTGGGATAAAGTTCATAGACGCACAGAAATTTCCACAGATATCAGAGTGGATGCACAACTTTTGCGATGTTCCAGTGATCAAAGCAAACTGGCCGCCTCGTGACAAGCTGGTCACCAAGTATCAAGCATACGTTGCACCTAAATGA
- the LOC131334211 gene encoding probable glutathione S-transferase, translated as MADELKVFRTWSSPFGLRIIWALQLKGLEYETIFEDLSQKSPLLLQYNPIYKKVPVLVHNGKPISESLVILEYIEDTWKQNPLLPEDPYERAMARFWAKFVDDKLLKSVIDVLVTKGKEQEEGIPKVMENLKYIEEELEGKKFFGGATIGFTDIALGWTANLLGVFEEVTGIKFIDAQKFPQISEWMHNFCDVPVIKANWPPRDKLVTKFQAYVAPK; from the exons ATGGCAGATGAGTTGAAGGTTTTCAGGACATGGTCAAGTCCATTTGGGTTAAGAATCATCTGGGCATTGCAACTTAAAGGCCTGGAGTACGAAACCATATTTGAGGATCTTTCTCAAAAAAGCCCTCTACTCCTCCAGTATAATCCTATCTACAAAAAGGTCCCAGTTCTTGTGCACAATGGAAAACCAATCTCAGAATCGCTTGTAATCCTTGAATACATTGAGGATACATGGAAGCAGAATCCTTTATTACCTGAAGATCCTTATGAGAGAGCCATGGCTCGTTTCTGGGCGAAATTCGTCGATGATAAG CTTTTGAAATCAGTAATCGATGTGCTTGTCACGAAAGGGAAAGAACAAGAGGAGGGTATTCCTAAAGTCATGGAGAACCTGAAATACATAGAAGAAGAACTAGAAGGAAAGAAGTTCTTCGGAGGGGCAACAATCGGCTTCACAGACATTGCACTTGGTTGGACAGCGAATTTGCTCGGTGTATTCGAGGAGGTTACCGGGATAAAGTTCATAGACGCACAGAAATTTCCACAGATATCAGAGTGGATGCACAACTTTTGCGATGTTCCAGTGATCAAAGCAAACTGGCCGCCTCGTGACAAGCTGGTCACCAAGTTTCAAGCATACGTTGCACCTAAATGA
- the LOC131334208 gene encoding probable glutathione S-transferase codes for MADELKVFRTWSSPFGLRIIWALQLKGLEYETIFEDLSQKSPQLLQYNPIYKKIPVLVHNGKPISESLVILEYIEDTWKQNPLLPEDPYERAMARFWAKFVDDKLLKSVIDVLFTKGKEQEEGIPKVMENLKYIEEELEGKKFFGGATIGFTDIALGWTANLLGVIEEVTGIKFIDAQKFPQISEWMHNFCDVPVIKANWPPRDKLVTKYQAYVAPK; via the exons ATGGCAGATGAGTTGAAGGTTTTCAGGACATGGTCAAGTCCATTTGGGTTAAGAATCATCTGGGCATTGCAACTTAAAGGCCTGGAGTACGAAACCATATTTGAGGATCTTTCTCAAAAAAGCCCTCAACTCCTCCAGTATAATCCTATCTACAAAAAGATCCCAGTTCTTGTGCACAATGGAAAACCAATCTCAGAATCGCTTGTAATCCTTGAATACATTGAGGATACATGGAAGCAGAATCCTTTATTACCTGAAGATCCTTATGAGAGAGCCATGGCTCGTTTCTGGGCGAAATTCGTCGATGATAAG CTTTTGAAATCAGTAATCGATGTGCTTTTCACGAAAGGGAAAGAACAAGAGGAGGGTATTCCTAAAGTCATGGAGAACCTGAAATACATAGAAGAAGAACTAGAAGGAAAGAAGTTCTTCGGAGGAGCAACAATCGGCTTCACAGACATTGCACTTGGTTGGACAGCGAATTTGCTCGGTGTAATCGAGGAGGTTACTGGGATAAAGTTCATAGACGCACAGAAATTTCCACAGATATCAGAGTGGATGCACAACTTTTGCGATGTTCCAGTGATCAAAGCAAACTGGCCGCCTCGTGACAAGCTGGTCACCAAGTATCAAGCATACGTTGCACCTAAATGA